Proteins encoded in a region of the Phacochoerus africanus isolate WHEZ1 chromosome 8, ROS_Pafr_v1, whole genome shotgun sequence genome:
- the GPR157 gene encoding G-protein coupled receptor 157 — protein sequence MSPPAPPTELMPSERIVVLLSCVLSALGSGLLVATHALWPDLRSRARRLLLFLSLADLLSATSYFYGVLRDFEGPSWDCVLQGALSTFANTSSFFWTVAIALYLYLSIVRTVRGPGASRLFWAFHIVSWGVPLAITMAAVALKKIGYDASDVSVGWCWINLEAEDYVLWMLLTGKLWEMLAYIMLPLLYLLVRKHISRAHEALSEYRPTISETHQLRGRSSVADKKLVLIPLIFICLRVWSTVRFVLTLCGSPAVQVPVLVVLHGIGNTFQGGANCIMFALCTQAVRTRLLQVCCCCCSQSPTTETQEGPPTASAPIKAGKSQGPSWAPDQQLST from the exons ATGTCTCCTCCCGCGCCGCCCACCGAGCTGATGCCGTCGGAGCGCATCGTGGTGTTGCTATCGTGCGTGCTGTCCGCGCTCGGCTCGGGCCTGCTGGTGGCCACGCACGCCCTGTGGCCCGACCTGCGCAGCAGAGCGCGGCGCCTACTGCTCTTCCTGTCGCTGGCTGACCTGCTCTCGGCCACCTCCTACTTCTACGGGGTGCTGCGGGACTTCGAGGGCCCCTCCTGGGACTGCGTGCTTCAGGGCGCTCTGTCCACCTTCGCCAACACCAGCTCCTTCTTCTGGACGGTGGCCATCGCCCTCTACCTGTATCTCAGCATCGTCCGTACTGTACGCGGGCCGGGGGCCAGTCGCCTGTTCTGGGCTTTCCACATCGTCAG CTGGGGGGTCCCGCTGGCCATCACCatggcagctgtggccctaaagaagatTGGCTACGATGCCTCGGATGTGTCGGTGGGCTGGTGCTGGATCAACCTGGAGGCGGAGGACTATGTCCTGTGGATGCTACTGACCGGGAAGCTGTGGgagatgctggcctacatcatgCTGCCCCTGCTCTACCTTCTCGTCCGGAAGCACATCAGCAGAGCG CACGAGGCGCTCTCCGAGTACCGGCCCACCATCTCCGAGACCCACCAGCTTCGGGGCCGCTCCTCCGTGGCCGACAAGAAGCTGGTCCTCATCCCGCTCATCTTCATCTGCCTCCGGGTCTGGAGCACCGTGCGCTTCGTGCTGACCCTCTGCGGCTCCCCGGCCGTGCAGGTGCCGGTGCTGGTCGTTCTGCAC GGTATCGGGAACACGTTTCAGGGAGGCGCCAATTGCATCATGTTCGCCCTCTGCACCCAGGCGGTCCGGACTCGGCTCCTGCaagtctgctgctgctgctgctctcagTCTCCCACCACCGAGACCCAGGAGGGCCCTCCCACCGCCTCCGCACCCATCAAGGCGGGCAAGTCTCAGGGCCCCAGCTGGGCCCCAGACCAACAACTGAGCACCTGA